In the genome of Parus major isolate Abel chromosome 3, Parus_major1.1, whole genome shotgun sequence, the window gagacagggagaaggggaagtGCTGAGATTCGGAGTTGCAAAgattaaggaggaaaaaaaaaatccagacaacAAACCAGGCTTTTCCACCAACCGCCCGGCTTCCCTCCCCCCCGTGCATTTGGGCGAAGTGGTAAAAACCTTCCTTACGTACTCCGTAATGATTGGCAGGGCTGACAGTGATTGGCAGCGGCTGCCATGGCAACGCCACAACGACACTCAGAAGACCAATAGAAAAGcgaaacaaaatgtttcagctCTGCACTCACTGTGGATTTAGGGGAGATATTATGAGGCTGTTGTCATTAGGGCGATCGCTGTTGAATCACTGAATCCTGACtcggcggcggcgcggggccgggTGTGTGTGAGTGCGTGTGCGTGTGgggtgtggggtgtgtgtgagCGCGCGTGTGCGTGTGCCCGCGTGTGCGTGTGAGTGTGTGTGCCCCCGTGTCTCTATGTGGCTGTGTGTGCGTGTGCGGGTGTGGATGCGTGCGCGGTGCGTGTgccctttcctcccttcttcctccctttctttcttttctccttgattTATCTCCCCCTCTCCCCGGTCATCCCATGGTGTTCAGGTCCCCGCTAGAGCTTTATCCCACCCATTTCTTCTTGCCAAACTTCGCCGCCGATCCGCACCACCGCTCCCTCCTTCTCGccagcggcggcggcggcggcagcggcagcggcTCGGGCTGCAGCCCCGGTGCCGGCGGCGGTGGAGGCGGCAGCTCCCGGGCACCCCACGAAGAGTTGTCAATGTTTCAGCTGCCCACACTCAACTTCTCCCCGGAGCAAGTGGCCAGCGTCTGCGAGACGCTGGAGGAGACTGGAGACATAGAAAGGCTGGGGAGGTTCCTCTGGTCGCTGCCGGTGGCGCCGGGGGCATGCGAGGCCATCAACAAGCACGAGTCCATCCTCCGCGCCCGGGCGGTGGTGGCCTTCCACACGGGCAACTTCCGAGACCTCTACCACATCCTGGAGAACCACAAATTCACCAAGGAGTCCCACGGCAAGTTGCAGGCCATGTGGCTCGAAGCGCACTACCAGGAGGCCGAGAAGCTAAGGGGTCGCCCGCTGGGGCCGGTTGATAAATACAGGGTGAGGAAGAAGTTTCCGCTGCCCAGGACCATTTGGGATGGCGAGCAGAAGACGCACTGCTTCAAGGAGAGGACTCGCAGCCTCCTGAGGGAGTGGTACCTGCAGGACCCTTACCCCAACCCCAGCAAGAAAAGGGAACTGGCTCAGGCCACGGGGCTCACCCCCACGCAAGTAGGCAACTGGTTCAAAAACCGAAGGCAAAGAGACAGAGCAGCGGCGGCTAAAAACAGGTCAGTGGGGCTGCGGTGCCACGCTCCGAGGCGGGGGACGAGGTGGGCGGCGGGACCTTGCGGGCGGACGGCCGCGCTCCGCTGCTCGGCAGCCGCTTGGGCTGCAGCGCgcctctgcctctcctccttctcttctccatcGGGGAGAAATCGGTTCCCCCGCCGGGCGGGTCGGTCTCCTCCCGGAAGCCACAGGGATGCGACGGGGATAGGCACGGCTCAAAGTTGCCTGACGTGCCTTCAAGCCTGCCCCGGCTCCCTACGGGCTCCCGGGTTGCGGGCAGGTCTGGGGCTCCCGGCGGGCGTGGGCAGCTCCGTGGGCTCGCGTGTGTAAATGTGCCCAGAGCACATCGGTTGCGGCCGGGGCAGCGCCCGACTCTCCCggcctccctccctccctgcagcgGCGGCTGGGGCGGGGGACGGAAACCCCCACGGCTCCGGGTCGGTGGGCTCCGGTTTGGCTTTCGGCTTGCCGGCATCTGTGCCTGGCCGGGCTCTGGCGCGGTTCCCCCGCCGACAGGCCGAGGCAGGCTGTGCGGTTCAGAGCGGGTTTCGGCGGTGCCGGCGGCTCTGCTCCAATTGTTCGTGCTGCTCTGCATGAGCAACGGGACCAGCACAGGCATACCCCAGAGCTCTTTGGCTCATGGAGAAGcgaaaaaacaaacaaacaaaaaacatttaagagaCTGGgaatcttttttccccctgcatt includes:
- the SIX3 gene encoding homeobox protein SIX3, with amino-acid sequence MVFRSPLELYPTHFFLPNFAADPHHRSLLLASGGGGGSGSGSGCSPGAGGGGGGSSRAPHEELSMFQLPTLNFSPEQVASVCETLEETGDIERLGRFLWSLPVAPGACEAINKHESILRARAVVAFHTGNFRDLYHILENHKFTKESHGKLQAMWLEAHYQEAEKLRGRPLGPVDKYRVRKKFPLPRTIWDGEQKTHCFKERTRSLLREWYLQDPYPNPSKKRELAQATGLTPTQVGNWFKNRRQRDRAAAAKNRLQHQAIGQSGMRSLAEPGCPTHSSAESPSTAASPTTSVSSLTERAETGTSILSVTSSDSECDV